A single genomic interval of Pangasianodon hypophthalmus isolate fPanHyp1 chromosome 8, fPanHyp1.pri, whole genome shotgun sequence harbors:
- the LOC128317076 gene encoding glutathione hydrolase 1 proenzyme-like isoform X2 — protein sequence MDKDPKPQKQPKSFLRQRTGMLLNGRVSHLTSTKLSCFLLIEDKTEGRKTHKQAATEDGCSKGLAKHLKGGKSAFGDVHGLQTSGEVETIDARETAPQKATRDMFGNDTQLAQKEGLSIAVPGELRGYELAHRRHGRLPWRELFQPSIQLAREGIRVSKDLAEAMQKNKEDIEANETLCEVFCDSNKTILRENDIIRFPQLADTYEKIAEGGADVFYNGSMAETIVNDTQTAGGIITLEDLLRYTPLLNESPLKINVGEYTMHFPDAPSSGPVLALILNIVDGYNFSSSSVSTTEKKTRTYHRIIEAFRFAFAMRSRLGDPRYLNITDLIHNMTSDYFANNIRSKISDDSTQPESYYDPEYFNPESYGTAHLSIIAEDGSAVAVTSSINLPFGSKVMSRSTGIIFNNMMDDFSSPHITNAYNVPPSPNNFIQPGKRPLSSMCPTIICDKNNKVKMVVGAAGGTKITTATALVILNSLFFNYDVKRAVEEPRFHNQLNSNKTEVEENFDQSVKKGLEQKKHNTPLQNTTSLVQAVVRQDDLICAVSDQRKGGYAVGY from the exons atggataaagACCCAAAACCGCAAAaacaacccaagagcttcttaaggcaaagaactGGAATgctcttaaatggccgagtcagtcacctgacctcaaccaaactgagctgctttttacttattgaagacaaaactgaaggcagaaagacccacaaacaagcagcaactgaagatggctgcagtaaaggcctggcaaagcatctcaagggaggaaagtCAGcgtttggtgatgtccatgggctccagacttcag GGGAGGTGGAGACAATCGACGCGAGGGAAACGGCTCCCCAAAAGGCCACACGTGACATGTTCGGCAATGACACGCAGCTCGCTCAAAAAG AAGGCCTGTCCATTGCGGTCCCCGGTGAGCTTCGTGGCTATGAACTGGCACACCGGCGTCATGGCCGCCTGCCGTGGAGGGAGCTGTTTCAGCCGAGCATCCAGCTGGCACGTGAAGGCATCCGTGTCAGCAAAGATCTCGCTGAAGCCATGCAGAAAAACAAGGAAGACATTGAGGCTAATGAAACGCTGTG TGAAGTATTTTGTGATTCCAACAAAACCATCCTGAGGGAAAACGATATTATCAGATTTCCACAGCTAGCAGACACCTACGAGAAGATCGCTGAGGGAGGAGCTGATGTTTTTTATAATGGCTCCATGGCTGAAACGATAGTGAATGACACCCAAACTGCAG GTGGCATTATAACACTTGAAGACTTGTTAAGGTATACACCATTGTTGAATGAAAGCCCACTGAAGATAAATGTGGGAGAATACACAATGCATTTTCCAGATGCTCCATCTAGCGGTCCTGTGCTAGCGCTAATCCTCAACAttgtggatg GTTATAATTTCTCATCCAGCAGTGTGTCTACTACAGAGAAGAAGACGCGCACTTATCACCGCATCATCGAGGCTTTCCGCTTCGCTTTCGCTATGAGGAGCAGGCTGGGAGATCCTCGTTACCTCAACATCACTGAC CTCATCCACAACATGACCTCGGACTACTTTGCCAATAACATCCGCAGTAAGATCTCAGATGACAGCACGCAGCCAGAGAGTTACTATGATCCAGAATACTTTAACCCTGAGAGTTACGGAACGGCTCATCTGTCCATCATCGCTGAGGATGGGAGCGCCGTGGCTGTGACCAGCAGCATCAACCTGCC TTTTGGTTCTAAAGTGATGTCACGTTCCACTGGAATCATCTTTAACAATATGATGGACGACTTCAGTTCTCCGCACATCACAAATGCATACAACGTTCCTCCTTCACCTAATAACTTCATCCAACCAG GTAAAAGGCCGCTCTCGTCCATGTGCCCGACCATCATCTGcgacaaaaacaacaaagttAAAATGGTTGTGGGAGCTGCAGGTGGGACGAAGATCACCACGGCAACGGCTCTG GTGATCCTGAACTCTCTGTTCTTTAACTACGATGTGAAGAGAGCTGTAGAGGAACCCAGATTCCACAACCAGCTCAACTCCAACAAAACTGAGGTGGAAGAGAACTTCGATCAG AGTGTGAAAAAGGGACTAGAACAGAAGAAGCACAACACACCGTTGCAGAATACCACTTCGTTGGTTCAGGCCGTGGTGAGGCAGGATGATCTGATCTGTGCTGTATCAGACCAGAGGAAAGGAGGATATGCTGTCGGCTACTGA
- the asphd2 gene encoding aspartate beta-hydroxylase domain-containing protein 2 — MDWMRDWLQAVRECEGGALGTVLCLALLFIWYCYRVGCEHASYTPESRSSPPELSSAKLRPALGGVRAGGGASEEELNGFAYCQSPECFRCSRPGDGFNQRLYHNLQDYAKRYTWAGMGRVHKGVREQDRYRLCNRPSIQKAEVFFLPDLPSAPFFSRDAQKHDVELLERSFPALLAEFESVYRAPPPLAPGWKANSTPRGHWWTFYLVNQGTTLALNARRCPRTWRVLGQLRTFIANNVFGNACFSVLSPGATITEHYGPTNVRLRCHLGLKVPPHCELVVGGEPQCWSEGNCLLFDDSFLHTAFHDGAPEDGPRVVFMVDLWHPNVAAAERQALDYIFTPGR, encoded by the exons atggattgGATGCGGGATTGGTTGCAGGCCGTGCGGGAGTGTGAGGGCGGGGCTTTGGGCACGGTGCTCTGTTTAGCTCTGCTGTTTATATGGTACTGTTACCGTGTGGGCTGTGAACACGCCTCCTACACGCCCGAGTCTCGCTCCAGCCCGCCCGAACTCTCGTCAGCAAAACTCCGCCCTGCACTGGGAGGAGTCAGAGCAGGAGGCGGAGCCAGTGAGGAGGAGCTGAACGGCTTTGCGTACTGTCAATCACCCGAATGTTTCCGGTGCTCGCGGCCCGGCGATGGATTTAACCAACGACTTTACCACAATCTACAGGACTACGCTAAACGCTACACATgggcag GTATGGGGCGTGTGCATAAAGGTGTGCGTGAACAGGACCGGTATCGTCTGTGTAATCGTCCGTCCATCCAGAAGGCAGAGGTGTTTTTCCTGCCTGATCTGCCGTCAGCTCCGTTTTTCTCTCGTGATGCGCAGAAGCATGACGTGGAGCTGTTGGAGAGAAGTTTCCCCGCACTGCTGGCTGAGTTCGAGAGCGTGTACCGCGCGCCGCCGCCCCTCGCGCCCGGCTGGAAGGCTAACAGCACGCCGCGGGGACACTGGTGGACCTTCTACCTGGTGAACCAGGGCACGACGCTGGCGCTGAACGCTCGCCGCTGCCCGCGCACGTGGAGGGTCCTGGGACAACTGCGCACCTTCATCGCCAACAACGTGTTCGGAAACGCCTGCTTCTCTGTCCTCAGCCCCGGAGCCACCATCACCGAGCACTACGGACCCACCAACGTCCGCCTGCGCTGTCACCtgg ggctgaAGGTGCCTCCTCACTGTGAGCTGGTGGTAGGGGGGGAGCCGCAGTGTTGGTCTGAGGGAAACTGTCTGCTGTTTGACGACTCGTTCCTCCACACGGCCTTCCACGATG gTGCTCCAGAAGACGGACCCCGTGTCGTGTTCATGGTGGATTTGTGGCATCCGAACGTGGCAGCGGCCGAGAGACAGGCACTCGACTACATCTTCACTCCGGGACGCTGA
- the ggt5a gene encoding gamma-glutamyltransferase 5a: protein MPRRRKERLRAGVCFAVIFIVLILILIIICTAKFPERDECQRGMFRKAAVASDSLTCSNIGRDILRSGGSAVDGAIAALICTSVMNPQSMGLGGGVIFTIREKNGKVKIINARETTPKDFKADLLSNCGNDTGVHWVAVPGELRGYERAHRLYGRLPWKRLFEPTIRLAREGVKVSAMLSRYLFVLKEQQTALSWLFKHPNGTLLKEGDTLKFEKLADTLQRIADGGAEEFYSGDVAQALVRDVQAAGGNLTLEDLKSFKVTESEAWSVSLDKYTMFFPPPPAGGAILSFILNIMEGYAMHPTSIKNHEGALTYHRYVEACKFANGLKQLIKDPSFSSNKEARALIKVEFADRVRAMISSNITHDAQYYNMTPHADTQGTTHISVLAEDGTAVSVTSTINHIFGSRVLSSNTGVILNNELADFCGRTKHIHPGERPPSSMAPVVLYSPSEKHTLVIGASGGSMITTGMAMALMNYLWLGKTLKESIASPVVYVDGKNELGFEKSFDQDVIKALRRLGHTVTTRQYFYNTVNAVSKHEDECVNAISDRRKMGEPAGY, encoded by the exons ATGCCCCGCAGGAGGAAGGAGCGCCTGCGAGCGGGTGTGTGTTTCGCTGTGATCTTCATCGtgctcatcctcatcctcatcatcatctgcaCGGCCAAGTTCCCGGAGCGGGATGAGTGTCAGAGGGGGATGTTCAGGAAAGCAGCTGTGGCTTCAGACTCACTAACATGCTCCAACATCGgccg cgATATCCTGCGCTCTGGAGGTTCGGCTGTAGATGGCGCTATAGCTGCTTTAATATGTACATCAGTAATGAATCCACAGAGTATGGGCCTTGGTGGAGGAGTTATATTCACCATCAGGGAGAAGAAcg GTAAAGTGAAAATCATTAACGCGAGGGAAACCACACCAAAGGATTTTAAAGCAGATCTGCTCTCCAATTGCGGCAATGATACAG gtgtGCACTGGGTTGCGGTTCCTGGAGAACTGCGTGGTTATGAGCGTGCTCATCGTCTGTACGGTCGTTTGCCCTGGAAACGTTTGTTTGAGCCTACGATTCGTCTGGCCAGAGAGGGGGTTAAGGTCTCTGCCATGCTCAGTCGCTACCTGTTTGTCTTAAAGGAGCAGCAAACAGCACTgag TTGGTTGTTTAAACACCCAAATGGGACGTTGTTGAAGGAGGGAGACACACTGAAGTTTGAGAAACTCGCCGACACGCTGCAGAGGATTGCAGATGGTGGAGCCGAAGAGTTTTACAGCGGAGACGTTGCTCAGGCGCTCGTCAGAGATGTTCAGGCAGCAG gtgggAATCTCACGCTGGAGGATCTGAAATCGTTTAAAGTCACTGAATCAGAAGCCTGGTCTGTTTCTTTGGATAAATATACAATGTTCTTCCCTCCTCCGCCAGCAGGAGGCGCCATACTCAGCTTCATCCTCAACATTATGGAGG gttacGCAATGCACCCAACGTCTATAAAAAATCACGAGGGCGCGCTAACTTACCATCGCTACGTCGAGGCGTGTAAATTCGCTAACGGACTGAAGCAGTTAATCAAAGACCCGAGCTTCTCTTCAAATAAG GAAGCGCGCGCTCTGATTAAGGTGGAGTTTGCTGACCGTGTGCGGGCGATGATCAGCAGTAATATTACCCATGATGCTCAGTACTACAACATGACACCACACGCTGACACACAGGGAACCACACACATCTCTGTGCTGGCTGAAGACGGGACTGCCGTCTCTGTTACCAGCACCATCAACCACAT ATTCGGCTCGAGAGTTTTATCTTCTAACACAGGCGTCATCCTGAACAATGAGCTCGCTGACTTCTGTGGCAGAACGAAACACATTCACCCAG gagagcGGCCACCCTCCTCCATGGCTCCGGTGGTCCTCTACTCCCCGTCTGAGAAACACACTCTGGTAATCGGAGCTTCAGGAGGCAGTATGATCACCACCGGCATGGCCATG GCGCTGATGAATTACCTCTGGCTGGGGAAAACTCTGAAAGAGTCCATCGCCTCACCTGTCGTATATGTGGACGGAAAGAACGAACTCGGGTTTGAGAAGTCATTTGATCAG gaTGTGATTAAGGCTCTTCGGCGACTCGGTCACACCGTCACAACTCGACAATATTTCTACAACACAGTTAACGCTGTGTCCAAGCATGAAGACGAGTGTGTTAATGCCATTTCTGACAGGCGCAAAATGGGTGAACCTGCAGGATactga